From the Melospiza georgiana isolate bMelGeo1 chromosome 4, bMelGeo1.pri, whole genome shotgun sequence genome, the window TTAGTCCATCAAAAAACACCCAACACCTTATATATTTTAGGCAATTAAGCCAAATGCTTGGATTTCtatagggtttttttgtatgaACATCACATGTACACAAATGCTTGGGGGTTTTAAACTTTGTGGTAAAAAAAGAATCAAAGCACAGTATCTTTGCAGGAAACATTTTAAGCCAGAAAAGTGTGTCTCATGCTAGCAGTAAGATTATTACTGAAAAATTCAAATCTAACTATGTAAAATCGTCTCTTAGAATTTATGCCAAAATTTTTGACAAATACAAATATGGTGAAAATcaagaaacagcagcaagaCAGAGATGCTTGAAATCACAGATGGAAAAGATGTTTCAAACAAGATGTGAAAAACTTGACAAGTCAAGTCAGGGACTTAAGAACTCTGTCACAGATAGGATTAACCACAGGAAAAGCCACTGCTACAAACACAGCAAGATTGCACCAAATGAGCAGAAACATCTTGATAGGAAAGGAAGGTAAAAGTCTTGCAGTAAATTCACACCTGGCTTTTAAGATAAACactaaattttaattaaattctgaagaaaaaagggaCAAGCAACAGTGCTGAAAGATGAAAATGGTATGACCTCAACATATGCACATATTCAAAAAGGAAAACTCCAGAGCATTCTTAAAAGGCAGCCTGCAAAGCACCATGATACAGGTAAAAGTCAGAATTTCAAGTTAAGACAGAAGCACAACCAGAAGCTGCTGCATAAGAAATGATATATAAGTTTACATGTAGAACACATGGAATGATGACACTGCCAAATACAGCGAAGACAAACAGTTCAGAGCTGAAAAGGGAAGTGAGATTACTGGTGTTGCATTTcaggattttcctcctgctgcaaaTATGTTTCTCAGATTTAATCCCTTGGAGAAGTTAAAAGGGGCAAACTACAAGATCTGTGGGATCCTTTCTGGCCCTACTTATAATTGTTCCTAACATTTgcattaaaagggaaaaaaatcaaatgcttCCAACAAGAGGAGTAAAATCTGCTACCCAAACACATTAGACAAAAAGAACTCACCTTCCAGGTGGCCCATAGTCACCTCTGTCATATGGTGGAGGTCGGCCATATGGGTCTGTCGGAGGCGGGCCCCGGCTGTCTGAAGTGGGTATGCCACTATTGGCAGGTGGGGGGAAGAAAGCTGGATTCACATGTGGTGCTGGTGGTGGAGCACCTGGCGGTGGCCCAGGGAGATGTGGAGGAGGAGCAAGAGTCAGGGGTGGCCCAAGAGGGCCAGGTGGACGAGGGGGAAATGGACCCGGAGGTGGAGGTGGACCCTGCTGAGGTGGTGGTGGACCTGGTGGTGGCCCATAGCCTGGAACTGGTGGTGGAGGGCCTGGAGGAAGTGGCCCAAGTGGAGGCTGACCAAaaggctgtcctggaaacagaacTGGTGGTGGTGGACGATCACCACGATTAGGAGGTCCAGCTAATGGAGGTGGGAGGACCTGACCAGGTGGTGgagggcctggtgggcctggtGGGCCAGGAGGACCTAAGGGTGGACGTGGGGGAGTTTGTCcagctaaaataaaaacaaacaaaaaacaacaaacaaataaaattgagcgaataaatacaaagaaataaaattcttcagtttgttttttttttcccaaaaaacgattacaaaaaagaaaccaacccTTCCTCCCTGAACACTGTGCAACATGTCCAAGACATGCATACTCCTGCTTTGGGTCCAGTAGTTTAGAAAATTTTTAGCTTATTACAGATGTTCTGTATCTATTGAAACTAAACATCCAGAGATATCTAAAAAGAACAACATTAACTTGTACACTGACAACTCCCCTCCTCAAATCACTTAATCACCTGCTGTTGTTTCCAAAACCCCCAAGAAGATTACGAAAGCTAGAAAACATTACATCTTACTGCAGCTAGTCATTCATGTGGGGCTTAAGATAGAATATATAGTAAAAATATGGGAGAAGCTGTATTGGATACTGCAATTACATTACTTTCTCCAAACATTCCTTTAGATTCTCAGCTGTTTTTTCAATTTGACTATGTCCCTTGGACTGTTGGTAGACAATCTATTACTGAATGACATTTACTAAAAAGCACGTCAGCTGAAAAAAGAACTTCATGGCAGTGCAAACCTAACTGTTGAACGTATTTCTTCTATATCAGATTCCTAACTAAACATGAAGATCTCCTCTTCAAATTTCTGGTGTTTCGAGTGCCTACTAACTGACCACGCAGTGGGCATGAATCAAAGCTGAATTTCTGATCATATGCAAACTTGTACTACAATAAGGAAATCAGTTGCTTTACACTCCTCAACACGGGCAATTCTGAGCACATATAGCAAATCACAAAACTCAACTACCCTACACTGAAGCCAAATCTACTTGCTAATGTATATTGACATAGCATAAATAATGTATCTAAAAAAGCTCTTGCCTTGCTACCAAATTTACTAGGTCCAATTTCCTCTTGAATATCAACAAATGAACAGTCGAGTCCTACAATCTGGCTGTAAACACTGATTATGGCTCAGTACTGAATTGCCTTGATCTTAATCATTTCCCAAATAAGTATGCCATATTGAAACACATGTAAGATTGGAACTCCATATATACATAACTGTACCTGGGAAAGGTGGTGGTGGccctcctggtcctgctggtcCAGGGAATCTGTCTCCACCTGGAATGGCACCTGGAAAGCGGCCCCGACCTCTGTTACTAGGTGGAAATGCTGCTCGTGAGCTTCCTCCCGGGGGACCAGCTTTACCTTCCCCAGACATCTGGCCAGACTGTGTGGCTGCAATGGCAAAGCAAAAGTGTCATTACATCGACCAAAATAGGGTGAAGTGTTTCAACCCTTGACCTGAAGTTTCATGCAGTGCTAAAGCATGACCCCTTATGAGCACCAACTTGCTCCCTGTAGCCAAACCCAATGCATTTGGGAAGGAAAACATTCTTTGCTAAAATACTAAGCCTCATACTAAAGGAAGACGATTGGAGAGACTGCCAATCCTTCCTTCCATGAAGCCCAACACCACACTGAGCAACACAAGACATGGTGCTAAAGTACAGCATGGAACCTCTCTTCCCCATTCTATCACAAATACAGACCATCCACACATTAGAATTCAGTCCAGTTTGTCTACAAATGTTCAATTTCTAAATGCtcttgagctttttttttttaaataattatgtCCACATGAAATTGAGAAAACATCCACAGCTGTTAAGACAAGAGTTGCACGAAGCTGCAACCCTCTGTCAGAATGCAGCAGCTCTTCAGTGTATGAAGCGATTTCTTTAAACAAAGATAGAAGTTAATTTACCTGGACTCTAAGTATTTTATGGCTATTTTAAACTGTGTAGAAATTACAAGATGCTGGGCTAAAAACCTGCCATTctactttttctgcttttccaagaCAGGACTTAAGAAAAGCTTACTTTTCCTTGACTGCATTTCAAATTGACTCAGAAACTGTTTATTACACGGAGTTACAACAGGATTCTGCCCATGTAATTCTCTTTTAGGCAACAAATCCATCAGCTTTTTGGAGGATGCTTCCGATCCCACACCCACAAGGGCAAAcctgaaaggaaacaaaaacagTTACACCAcaatttgttcatcttctgacATCCTGACATCTCATGAAAAAGATTACACACAGTAAGCAAAGGAATACTTGACAACTAGACACCAACACAGGTCTTAGTCCAGTTTTCAGaacagataaaataatttattctaggacataaaagaaggaaacaaaacagcaaGTACAGGATGCATCAAAGTTTATCCCAACAAAGGCAGCTTTTTGGCAGAGAATCAACAGACTACATAATGAATTCATATGATGAAGTTATTAAGCATACACTCATACACTGTGCTCATTGCTGCCAAAGATGCAGAAAGGCACATTCATGCAGTGAAATTTAGGTTGCCAGTGAAAAATGGGCTCAAGCAATTACTTTAAATagcaaatagaaaataaagatgTAAAGAAAGATTGAATAATGAAGGCTGGGGGAACAGCATTTacactgaagaaaaacaaacatcaccaccacaccaaaaaaaaccatttAGAAATAGTCTTATATGAAGATTATCAATGAGCTTCAACTCACAAAATAATGAGACACACAGTACCATCACAAAAATTTATACCTGAAACTTAAGTCATTAGTATGAAATTGTATGGCAAATCATTTCTGGATCAATAAGCTAAGACGAGCAGTTCAAAGACTGACAATTATGAAAATTGAGAACTCCTTCCTCTACCAAACTTCAGTCCACATATAGAAAAAACCAAGTTCTTACCCTTTCGACTGGCCATTAGCACGGTTTTCAAAAAATTTTATCTCCAAAATGTCATTTACCCCCAGTGAATGAACTGCTTCAGTTAAGTCTTCATCTGTTGtccactgaaaaatatttttaatattcaacTATGAGAGCTTATCTAAAACACCAGGCAAAGGGCAACTAaattttccatggatttttgagtgtgtgtgtgtgtgtgtaattgATCCAGAGGAATATTTTATTCATGCTGTCAATACATTCTGACTCTTGGAGCAGTCATTTTCATCTTACAATTCAACAATTAGTTCAGGTAATTCACGCACATTTTGCTGATTCCATTCATGTACTTCAAAATGGGACAACTTAAGTCAACAGTCAGGTCCTTTACTTACCCATTAGCTCCTGAAGTACTGTAATAACTAATGAAAAAAACACCCACAGTAAGAAATTatcagaaatgaaaaagaattaattttttaaatttatctttaaaaacagaattttgcGTATGTGGGCCCTGAAGAACTTGACTTCATGTAATCAGATAAAAGCTCAACTTAATTCAGCACTGACCAGTCCTTGCACTGTTTGCTTTACTGCAATTGTTTTTAAAGTACTTTCATTCTAATAAAATTTTCCTAAGGGCACCTACAGTTCAGTGAGTTATCATAAACCTGTTCTTCTTGGACAGAGAAATAAGCCTCAAGACAAATACCTGAAAACAGTTATGCTGAAAGAGTCACTGCCGATGGAAATGGCctggaaaaatgtgaaaagtaATTTCAAGAAAATCCCAGAGCAAcctctctttaaaataaaaccttcagCAAGAGTTTAGGAAAAATTTGGCCTGTTTAGTAACCTTGAAATGTTTACAGGCATGAAGTATTTAACAgtttaaaatagttttcttctttcatttggtTCTCTGAAAACCTTAAGAACACAGTAGCACAAATATGCTTTCATAACACTTTAAATGTGACAGAAACTCTCAAGTTTATATTTACTGAAGACTTTCAGGATTTTTAAGACATCACAACAGCTCCAGACAGGTTCTCTGAATTTCaggtaaaaggaaaaatgatcTCACAACCAcaaatgaaaatggaagaaaatcaaaccaacaacaaaaacaactgGGTTGTGATACAcataatatttcaaataaaacattttaaagcaaaaaattttACAAGTAGTTACATCCATAATTAAAATCCCTGTCTACAACTACACAGCAGTAAGATACTTACCCAAGTGAGATTTCCAATGTACAAGGCAATTCTCTTTCCAGTATAGGTATAGACAACATTTGGTGCAGCTCCTTTACCTACATCATCCCCAACAGATGGCGGAAGAGAATCCATGTAATCACGATCCTCTGGAGCATCTCCATTATTTGCAGATGGAGAAATTACATCATCATATAAATCAATCTGATCATGCCCACCATATTCAGCctcctaaaataaaaaagacatcTTGATTATAACTAATATTACTTTTAAAACTTATTGAAGCAAAAGTTGTGATAACTGCCATGTTCCAGAGACACAGTAAGTCTGATCAACCACCTACAGAACATCCCTGTTGAAAAGCTAAGCACCAGTTTCCCCTACAGCAAAACATATAAAATTCTTATGACACTTACTACATTCTAAACCTATGTGGAAAACAATACTTCTGGCCACTGTTTTCCATGCCAATACTTTTGCCCTTGTAATATAAGCAGAAATCAAAAAATCTACAAACCCTACTCCCAGAATTGTACACATTAGAATGCAGAAGTTTCATGCTTTAATCCCAGATTGCAACTAAGTACCACACAATTGCTTACTCACTTCTCCCTCCCCAAACACTCCATGGGACAgatgagaaaaatcagaaaaaaaaaaattcgtGGGATAAGAAAAgtttcaaaactgaaataaactgCCTGTCCCTGAGCAGTGATCAGCCTCTTCCACCCAACTCCCACCAGTTTATGTACTGGGCATGGTGCTCTTCCACCTGATGCGCTCCTATAATACAGCAGGACCCATCAATAAACTAGGTACATTGCATCTCATTTTGTGGTAGTTTATTATATAATGGGGTCCCTCAGCACGTGTTATCTCCTCCTCTGGTGACATTCTGacatcttttttgtcttttagacAGTCCACGATCATTTCCAAGATTCTTGGGCAACTGGGATATCCTATTTGAGCTCATTATATGGTCCCTGCAACCCATTTATTTCATGTAGCACCAGCTGCACGATGTGAAGACCACCTCCCTTTGAAcatgcagcccagccctggcagtcactggggagctggaggagctgtgcttcAGCACCAATCTCTTCCAAAGCAGCTCCTTGATTGGACTCCAGTATCTCTTTCAGCAGGAGTATAGGAGGCTCCAGACAGTCAGTCTCCCCAGGTCCATAACAGAGGGCTGGACATGGCCTGGAGTCTCTCTGGTGCTTTCTGTCAGACACTGCAGGTAGGGCCATTTGCCCTGGCTGCAGTATAGAGCACTTTTTTACATCTTGCCCTGCCCAGACtggcctgggggctgctgcatGAACTATGTAACATTTAATTTGTTCAAAAGCTTTTGGTTGCTCAGGGCCTCATTTGAAATCATTCTTCTTCCAGGTCATTTGATAGAGAGGGCTTACTTACAATTAGACTGCAATCTGGAATATGTGCACTCTCCAAAAACCCACAACACCTAAGAAAGCTTGGGTTTGATTCTTACTAgttggtggagacattgctgctgTTTTGTTGATCACATCCACTGGCATCTGACAACA encodes:
- the CPSF6 gene encoding cleavage and polyadenylation specificity factor subunit 6 isoform X3, giving the protein MADGVDHIDIYADVGEEFNQEAEYGGHDQIDLYDDVISPSANNGDAPEDRDYMDSLPPSVGDDVGKGAAPNVVYTYTGKRIALYIGNLTWWTTDEDLTEAVHSLGVNDILEIKFFENRANGQSKGFALVGVGSEASSKKLMDLLPKRELHGQNPVVTPCNKQFLSQFEMQSRKTTQSGQMSGEGKAGPPGGSSRAAFPPSNRGRGRFPGAIPGGDRFPGPAGPGGPPPPFPAGQTPPRPPLGPPGPPGPPGPPPPGQVLPPPLAGPPNRGDRPPPPVLFPGQPFGQPPLGPLPPGPPPPVPGYGPPPGPPPPQQGPPPPPGPFPPRPPGPLGPPLTLAPPPHLPGPPPGAPPPAPHVNPAFFPPPANSGIPTSDSRGPPPTDPYGRPPPYDRGDYGPPGREMDAARTPLSEAEFEEIMNRNRAISSSAISRAVSDASAGDYGSAIETLVTAISLIKQSKVSADDRCKVLISSLQDCLHGIESKSYGSGSRRRERSRERDHSRSREKSRRHKSRSRDRHDDYYRERSRERERHRDRDRDRDRERDREREYRHR
- the CPSF6 gene encoding cleavage and polyadenylation specificity factor subunit 6 isoform X2; protein product: MADGVDHIDIYADVGEEFNQEAEYGGHDQIDLYDDVISPSANNGDAPEDRDYMDSLPPSVGDDVGKGAAPNVVYTYTGKRIALYIGNLTWWTTDEDLTEAVHSLGVNDILEIKFFENRANGQSKGFALVGVGSEASSKKLMDLLPKRELHGQNPVVTPCNKQFLSQFEMQSRKTTQSGQMSGEGKAGPPGGSSRAAFPPSNRGRGRFPGAIPGGDRFPGPAGPGGPPPPFPAGQTPPRPPLGPPGPPGPPGPPPPGQVLPPPLAGPPNRGDRPPPPVLFPGQPFGQPPLGPLPPGPPPPVPGYGPPPGPPPPQQGPPPPPGPFPPRPPGPLGPPLTLAPPPHLPGPPPGAPPPAPHVNPAFFPPPANSGIPTSDSRGPPPTDPYGRPPPYDRGDYGPPGRRFTGNNMSIREKLHIPFYGRHTKNNTQNSGREMDAARTPLSEAEFEEIMNRNRAISSSAISRAVSDASAGDYGSAIETLVTAISLIKQSKVSADDRCKVLISSLQDCLHGIESKSYGSGSRRERSRERDHSRSREKSRRHKSRSRDRHDDYYRERSRERERHRDRDRDRDRERDREREYRHR
- the CPSF6 gene encoding cleavage and polyadenylation specificity factor subunit 6 isoform X1, which translates into the protein MADGVDHIDIYADVGEEFNQEAEYGGHDQIDLYDDVISPSANNGDAPEDRDYMDSLPPSVGDDVGKGAAPNVVYTYTGKRIALYIGNLTWWTTDEDLTEAVHSLGVNDILEIKFFENRANGQSKGFALVGVGSEASSKKLMDLLPKRELHGQNPVVTPCNKQFLSQFEMQSRKTTQSGQMSGEGKAGPPGGSSRAAFPPSNRGRGRFPGAIPGGDRFPGPAGPGGPPPPFPAGQTPPRPPLGPPGPPGPPGPPPPGQVLPPPLAGPPNRGDRPPPPVLFPGQPFGQPPLGPLPPGPPPPVPGYGPPPGPPPPQQGPPPPPGPFPPRPPGPLGPPLTLAPPPHLPGPPPGAPPPAPHVNPAFFPPPANSGIPTSDSRGPPPTDPYGRPPPYDRGDYGPPGRRFTGNNMSIREKLHIPFYGRHTKNNTQNSGREMDAARTPLSEAEFEEIMNRNRAISSSAISRAVSDASAGDYGSAIETLVTAISLIKQSKVSADDRCKVLISSLQDCLHGIESKSYGSGSRRRERSRERDHSRSREKSRRHKSRSRDRHDDYYRERSRERERHRDRDRDRDRERDREREYRHR
- the CPSF6 gene encoding cleavage and polyadenylation specificity factor subunit 6 isoform X4; this translates as MADGVDHIDIYADVGEEFNQEAEYGGHDQIDLYDDVISPSANNGDAPEDRDYMDSLPPSVGDDVGKGAAPNVVYTYTGKRIALYIGNLTWWTTDEDLTEAVHSLGVNDILEIKFFENRANGQSKGFALVGVGSEASSKKLMDLLPKRELHGQNPVVTPCNKQFLSQFEMQSRKTTQSGQMSGEGKAGPPGGSSRAAFPPSNRGRGRFPGAIPGGDRFPGPAGPGGPPPPFPAGQTPPRPPLGPPGPPGPPGPPPPGQVLPPPLAGPPNRGDRPPPPVLFPGQPFGQPPLGPLPPGPPPPVPGYGPPPGPPPPQQGPPPPPGPFPPRPPGPLGPPLTLAPPPHLPGPPPGAPPPAPHVNPAFFPPPANSGIPTSDSRGPPPTDPYGRPPPYDRGDYGPPGREMDAARTPLSEAEFEEIMNRNRAISSSAISRAVSDASAGDYGSAIETLVTAISLIKQSKVSADDRCKVLISSLQDCLHGIESKSYGSGSRRERSRERDHSRSREKSRRHKSRSRDRHDDYYRERSRERERHRDRDRDRDRERDREREYRHR